In the Leptospira limi genome, one interval contains:
- a CDS encoding MBL fold metallo-hydrolase: MIVQLYGVRGSIASPLRNQDYRKKIIEILDLYKQSGAVGSVDEFWQNLPYHLKFVTGSDTTCVSVTDDDGQTYVLDMGTGLRNLGDELVSEYFTNQLKKTVSFFITHTHWDHIQGLPFFKPIYFPDFHLHFYSPYADLEKRLQRQQEPEFFPVPLDGTGSAKEFKLFFPGDVLEFPSGLKVECYPLKHPGGSFAYKFTNRAGKIFIFATDAEFTGADMDLIHDCLPFFADADLLILDTQYTLDESFSKFDWGHTAYTMSVNCASSWRVKNLVLTHHEPSYSDEKIYDIYENAKLHQQQLGEKKLKIHLAREGLRFHL; encoded by the coding sequence GTGATTGTGCAACTCTACGGAGTCCGCGGTTCCATTGCGAGCCCACTCCGAAACCAAGACTACCGCAAAAAAATAATCGAGATTCTGGACCTCTACAAACAATCAGGGGCCGTGGGATCTGTGGATGAGTTTTGGCAAAATCTTCCCTACCACTTAAAATTTGTCACAGGATCTGACACAACCTGTGTTTCGGTGACCGATGATGATGGCCAAACCTATGTTTTGGATATGGGGACGGGACTTAGGAATTTAGGTGACGAACTTGTTTCCGAATATTTCACAAATCAATTGAAAAAAACTGTCTCCTTCTTTATCACACATACCCACTGGGATCATATCCAGGGCCTTCCTTTTTTTAAGCCCATTTATTTCCCAGACTTCCATTTGCATTTTTATTCTCCTTATGCTGATTTAGAAAAACGATTACAAAGACAACAAGAACCAGAATTTTTTCCAGTGCCACTGGACGGAACAGGTTCTGCAAAAGAGTTTAAACTTTTTTTCCCTGGGGATGTATTGGAATTTCCATCGGGTCTCAAAGTAGAGTGTTACCCATTAAAACACCCAGGTGGTTCGTTTGCGTATAAATTCACAAACCGTGCTGGTAAAATTTTTATCTTTGCTACGGATGCAGAATTTACGGGGGCTGACATGGATCTAATCCATGACTGTTTGCCTTTTTTTGCGGATGCAGACTTACTCATTTTAGATACCCAATACACCTTGGATGAATCCTTTTCCAAATTTGATTGGGGTCACACGGCCTATACGATGTCCGTGAATTGTGCTTCTTCTTGGCGTGTGAAAAACTTAGTGCTCACCCACCATGAACCAAGTTACTCTGATGAAAAAATTTATGATATTTATGAAAACGCAAAACTCCACCAGCAGCAGTTAGGCGAGAAGAAATTAAAAATTCATTTAGCAAGAGAAGGACTTAGATTCCACTTATAA
- a CDS encoding tetratricopeptide repeat protein, which produces MKKLLLTIIILAINFSVKAGESSFLNDDVASLIGQYDNETLAAISNELVKMANEEEGMGEFDLASTHYDRAIKIREAIGMKSHKSFASIQYLASQAYSKAGNFCEASTYAKKASDAFRAHGISKFEHKAELESKQFAKACAVVAVR; this is translated from the coding sequence ATGAAAAAACTACTCTTAACCATCATTATCTTAGCGATCAACTTCTCAGTGAAAGCTGGAGAGTCTTCTTTTTTGAATGATGATGTAGCCTCCCTCATTGGCCAATACGATAACGAAACTTTGGCTGCCATTTCCAATGAACTTGTGAAAATGGCGAACGAAGAAGAAGGAATGGGAGAGTTTGATTTAGCTTCTACTCATTATGACCGTGCAATTAAAATCCGTGAAGCAATCGGTATGAAATCCCATAAAAGTTTTGCTTCGATCCAATACTTAGCAAGCCAAGCGTATTCAAAAGCTGGTAACTTTTGTGAAGCTTCTACTTATGCAAAAAAAGCAAGTGATGCTTTCCGTGCACATGGAATTTCTAAATTCGAACACAAAGCTGAATTGGAATCAAAACAATTTGCAAAGGCTTGTGCGGTGGTGGCTGTTCGTTAA
- a CDS encoding rhomboid family intramembrane serine protease: MASRTPGYELRFGPPMVPVVRTLILVNVIFFILQLLAKLSFHTPFVELYLGLSPELVFRGWVWQLVSYAFLHGSFMHILINMLSLWMFGSELAEIWGERAFLKFYFFTALLGGIGTITAQYFGIPQGVVVGASASIYGLLVAYGMTWPNRELLVFLIFPMRAKYFVMIVMLMVLFAQGERVAHFAHLGGAIGGLILMKLYTGWKGTKSSLPTWSLSRYLQKRRFMRYQEEMAKRENAKTKVDELLEKISKNGMESLSRKERKFLNEASQKYFNE, translated from the coding sequence ATGGCCTCTCGTACCCCAGGATATGAACTCCGATTTGGACCACCTATGGTTCCCGTTGTCCGAACTCTGATTTTAGTCAATGTCATCTTTTTCATTCTGCAACTTTTGGCAAAACTAAGCTTCCACACTCCCTTTGTGGAACTCTATTTGGGTCTCTCACCCGAACTTGTGTTCCGAGGATGGGTTTGGCAACTCGTGAGTTATGCATTTTTACACGGAAGTTTTATGCACATCCTAATCAATATGCTGAGCCTTTGGATGTTTGGTTCAGAACTTGCTGAAATTTGGGGGGAACGTGCCTTTCTCAAATTTTATTTTTTCACTGCCCTACTCGGTGGGATTGGAACCATCACAGCACAATATTTTGGAATCCCACAAGGTGTCGTTGTCGGAGCAAGTGCCAGTATCTACGGACTTCTTGTTGCGTATGGGATGACATGGCCAAACCGCGAACTTTTGGTATTTCTCATTTTTCCCATGCGAGCCAAATACTTTGTGATGATTGTGATGCTTATGGTACTGTTTGCACAAGGAGAACGAGTCGCACACTTTGCTCATTTGGGTGGGGCGATCGGCGGACTCATCCTTATGAAATTGTACACAGGTTGGAAAGGCACAAAATCCTCCCTTCCCACTTGGTCACTTTCTCGTTACCTACAAAAACGTAGGTTTATGCGGTACCAAGAAGAAATGGCAAAACGAGAAAATGCCAAAACCAAAGTGGATGAACTCCTGGAAAAAATTTCGAAAAACGGAATGGAGTCTTTATCCCGAAAAGAACGTAAGTTTTTAAACGAAGCCTCACAAAAATACTTCAACGAGTGA
- a CDS encoding lipoate--protein ligase family protein — protein MTKKVFFFPPTPPRSPYYNLAIEESVAIQMVSSGITAGIRLWKNPDSIILGLSENPYRNIKENVVKTYENEVRSFGFGKKPKPNFCYIARRASGGGTVFHSLSGNINYSLYFNLEERKELFPVKESYDRILGIISKSLSHQNINSFAKGKSDLVLEKDGVFKKISGNAQFRKRNCIVQHGTLILEESLIERVSEVLHHPPEEPDYRKERGHKDFLTSIPGFFSEEKWAIDLVREVFLYLEEPLPSDFSNISFFGRDFSTFRKQVLRESEFIRKKKYQNPEYTLHREIPT, from the coding sequence GTGACAAAAAAAGTTTTTTTCTTTCCCCCTACTCCTCCAAGATCGCCTTACTACAATTTGGCGATTGAAGAATCCGTTGCCATCCAAATGGTAAGTTCTGGGATCACAGCAGGGATCAGGTTATGGAAAAATCCGGATTCCATCATCCTTGGGCTTTCTGAAAATCCTTACCGCAATATCAAAGAAAATGTAGTGAAAACCTATGAGAATGAAGTAAGGTCATTTGGATTTGGGAAAAAACCAAAACCAAACTTCTGTTACATCGCTAGGCGTGCCTCGGGGGGAGGGACAGTTTTCCATTCCCTTTCTGGGAATATCAATTATTCGCTTTATTTTAACTTAGAGGAACGAAAGGAATTATTCCCTGTCAAAGAAAGTTACGACCGTATTTTAGGAATCATTTCCAAATCCCTCTCCCACCAAAACATCAACTCTTTTGCCAAAGGCAAATCAGACCTTGTGTTAGAAAAAGATGGAGTTTTTAAAAAAATCTCAGGAAACGCACAGTTTCGAAAACGAAATTGTATTGTTCAACATGGAACTCTCATTTTAGAAGAAAGTCTCATTGAACGTGTCTCCGAAGTATTACACCACCCACCCGAAGAACCAGATTACCGAAAGGAAAGAGGCCATAAGGATTTTTTAACCTCCATTCCTGGTTTTTTTTCCGAAGAAAAGTGGGCCATCGATTTGGTTAGGGAAGTATTTTTGTATTTAGAAGAGCCACTTCCCTCCGATTTTTCAAACATTTCCTTCTTTGGAAGGGACTTTTCTACTTTTCGGAAACAAGTGCTCAGAGAATCTGAATTTATTCGCAAGAAGAAATACCAAAATCCAGAATACACACTCCACAGAGAAATTCCGACATGA
- a CDS encoding penicillin-binding protein 1A: protein MNKEKTLRITITTFFSIALLGGLFFGYILSEVNKGKELQKLASYQPTTPTKLYDTNGVLFAELYRHKQELLKYSDIPPHVIHAFLSVEDDNFFNHFGIDFLAIVRAAIKNVFAGRIVQGGSTLTQQLAKTILQQRKKTFGRKFLEALLTLQIEQEYTKEEILEIYFNLIYLGHGTTGLSSAANVYFQKDVRDLSIAEAALLARLPKAPVTYSPFKNPKEAKQAHMVVLGLMAKNGFIPKDQVKKIHDDFWERYWPVVITQSPSRSTWGAKLNRAPYFTEWVRQILEKELGEEALYTGGLRVYTTLDVRKQEIAEEELRKGLIEQDKSAFGANFRYAGRADRGLVSLYNLFGSIFPVGVPYVTSLDDRQVFRLHLEKEMAPALELLTDFIPSENESAAVKEFQRSSLVFSSNLHVEGAIITIDHQTGYIQTMVGGSRFSPKNQFNRAMQARRQTGSAFKPFVYAAAIQNRAVGSGTGIMDAPLTTITEEGEGYSPQDISGDFRGMVPLSRALSLSLNIVSVQVLMRTGTDSVIDFASKVTKTNKARFPTGPALALGVAELTPYEMALGYSILANKGKDVIPFSVRYVLNQSGTVVYNKEKEVQETLAEEAKNGTIQIIPEATAYIIKQMLIGVAMGGTPTQALRAADKGNYKGESGGKTGSTSSYTNVWYAGFDPKYTSIVWMGFDKSSLSLGKGVTAAGVAAPIWGKMYSRFYNEGPYPSFYPNGKSDEIPADVVKGATCAFNGLSPGPNCPLTGNLFLKPITIAGRTLSVPGGRQCDGDRDHYRSMDLNDFLQRELEISDDELK from the coding sequence ATGAACAAAGAAAAAACACTTCGAATTACCATCACTACCTTCTTTAGTATTGCACTTCTGGGAGGACTCTTTTTTGGATACATTCTTTCCGAAGTGAACAAAGGGAAAGAATTACAAAAACTAGCATCTTACCAACCAACTACTCCAACTAAATTATATGATACCAATGGAGTTTTGTTTGCTGAGTTATACCGCCACAAACAAGAATTATTAAAATACAGTGATATTCCACCTCATGTGATCCATGCATTTTTATCAGTAGAAGATGATAATTTTTTCAATCACTTTGGTATTGATTTTTTAGCCATTGTAAGAGCTGCGATTAAAAACGTTTTTGCCGGCCGTATTGTCCAAGGTGGATCCACCTTAACCCAACAGTTAGCAAAAACCATCTTACAACAAAGGAAAAAAACCTTTGGACGTAAATTCCTCGAAGCACTTCTCACCTTACAAATCGAACAAGAATACACCAAAGAAGAAATCTTAGAAATTTATTTTAACTTAATTTATTTGGGCCATGGAACAACTGGTTTGTCGTCTGCAGCCAATGTATATTTCCAAAAAGATGTTAGAGACTTAAGTATCGCTGAAGCAGCACTTTTAGCAAGACTTCCTAAAGCACCTGTTACCTATTCCCCTTTCAAAAACCCGAAAGAAGCCAAACAAGCGCATATGGTGGTGCTTGGCCTCATGGCAAAAAATGGTTTTATTCCGAAAGACCAAGTAAAGAAAATTCACGATGATTTTTGGGAACGGTATTGGCCAGTTGTCATCACTCAATCACCATCTCGTTCCACTTGGGGTGCTAAACTCAACCGTGCCCCTTATTTTACAGAGTGGGTTCGCCAAATCTTAGAGAAGGAATTGGGAGAGGAGGCTCTTTACACAGGTGGACTCCGTGTTTATACCACACTTGATGTGAGAAAACAAGAAATTGCAGAAGAAGAATTACGAAAAGGCCTAATCGAACAAGACAAATCTGCATTTGGTGCAAACTTCCGTTATGCGGGGCGTGCCGATCGTGGTCTTGTTTCTTTATACAATTTGTTTGGTTCCATATTCCCTGTGGGTGTCCCATATGTAACAAGTTTGGATGACAGGCAAGTATTTCGTCTGCATTTAGAAAAAGAAATGGCACCGGCTCTGGAATTGTTAACGGATTTTATCCCTTCCGAAAACGAAAGTGCAGCAGTCAAAGAATTCCAAAGATCCTCTCTTGTATTTTCTTCCAACTTACACGTAGAAGGTGCTATCATTACCATCGACCACCAAACTGGTTATATCCAAACCATGGTGGGTGGTTCAAGGTTCTCTCCTAAAAACCAATTTAACCGTGCGATGCAAGCAAGACGCCAAACAGGTTCTGCATTCAAACCATTTGTTTATGCAGCTGCTATCCAAAACCGTGCTGTTGGATCGGGAACAGGGATTATGGATGCACCACTTACCACCATTACGGAAGAAGGGGAAGGGTATTCGCCTCAAGACATTTCTGGTGATTTCCGAGGTATGGTTCCTCTGTCTCGCGCACTCTCTTTATCCTTAAACATTGTGTCGGTGCAAGTTCTCATGCGAACTGGGACCGATTCCGTCATTGATTTTGCCTCCAAAGTCACAAAAACCAATAAAGCTAGGTTCCCAACAGGTCCAGCCCTGGCATTGGGAGTTGCAGAACTCACACCTTATGAAATGGCTCTTGGGTATTCTATCCTTGCAAACAAAGGAAAAGATGTAATTCCATTTAGTGTTCGTTATGTGCTAAACCAAAGTGGGACTGTTGTTTATAATAAAGAAAAGGAAGTCCAAGAAACTTTGGCTGAAGAAGCCAAAAATGGAACCATCCAAATCATTCCTGAAGCCACAGCATATATCATTAAACAAATGTTAATCGGTGTGGCAATGGGAGGAACACCAACCCAAGCCTTGCGTGCTGCAGACAAAGGAAATTATAAAGGGGAATCTGGCGGAAAAACAGGTTCTACATCTTCATATACCAATGTTTGGTATGCCGGTTTTGATCCAAAATACACATCCATTGTTTGGATGGGTTTTGATAAATCCTCTCTTTCTCTTGGAAAGGGAGTCACTGCTGCTGGTGTAGCGGCACCGATTTGGGGGAAAATGTATTCGCGTTTTTACAACGAAGGGCCTTATCCAAGTTTTTACCCCAATGGCAAATCGGATGAAATTCCTGCCGATGTGGTCAAAGGGGCCACTTGTGCGTTTAACGGACTTTCACCAGGACCAAATTGCCCTCTCACTGGAAATTTATTCTTAAAACCAATTACGATTGCAGGCCGTACCTTGTCTGTACCTGGTGGACGGCAATGTGATGGGGACAGAGACCACTATAGATCGATGGATCTAAATGACTTCTTACAACGTGAATTGGAAATCTCTGACGACGAACTGAAGTAA